A stretch of the Aegilops tauschii subsp. strangulata cultivar AL8/78 chromosome 4, Aet v6.0, whole genome shotgun sequence genome encodes the following:
- the LOC109785185 gene encoding tryptamine benzoyltransferase 1-like, whose product MEVNYAEAGQVAPTSRSAVLKPAYAAPHPLAGGKVQLTVFDRAAIDTYVPIVLAYPAPAPSNQALKEGLLQAIAPYPHLLGRFALDGHGRRVLHLNNEGVLVIETDVPADLADVLAAGGMATDVTGFYPTVPEDSVGPALLQIKLSRYRCGGLLLGVICHHHIADGHAASTFYGSWATAVREGKGFTLPSPFIDRAATAVPRSTPKPVFDHRSIEFKGGEGSGSSQPHAVLPMDKIRNITVHFPAEFIAELRSRVGARCSTFQCLLAHVWKKVTAARGLSPEEFTQVRVAVNCRGRANPPVPMDFFGNMVLWAFPRLQVRDVLGLSYGGVVGAIRDAAARIDEEYIQSYVDFGRVADANGEELAATSTFGTMLCPDIEVDSWLGFRFHQLDFGTGPPSAFLPPGLPVEGLMVFVPSRTVKGSVDLFMALADDHVAPFKRICYSLDILPSRM is encoded by the exons ATGGAGGTTAACTACGCGGAAGCGGGCCAGGTTGCTCCCACCAGCAGAAGCGCGGTGCTGAAGCCGGCGTACGCCGCGCCGCACCCGCTGGCCGGCGGCAAGGTCCAGCTGACCGTCTTCGACCGCGCCGCCATCGACACCTACGTCCCCATCGTGCTCGCCTACCCCGCCCCGGCGCCGTCCAACCAGGCGCTCAAGGAGGGCCTCCTCCAGGCCATCGCGCCCTACCCTCACCTGCTGGGCCGCTTCGCCCTCGACGGCCACGGCCGGCGCGTCCTGCACCTCAACAACGAGGGCGTGCTTGTCATCGAGACCGACGTCCCGGCCGACTTGGCCGACGTGCTCGCCGCCGGCGGCATGGCCACGGACGTCACCGGCTTTTACCCTACAGTGCCGGAG GACAGCGTTGGACCGGCGCTGCTGCAGATCAAGCTCAGCCGCTACAGGTGCGGCGGCCTCCTGCTCGGCGTGATATGCCACCACCACATCGCCGACGGCCACGCCGCGAGCACTTTCTACGGCTCGTGGGCGACCGCGGTGCGTGAGGGCAAGGGCTTCACCTTGCCCTCCCCATTCATAGACCGCGCGGCCACCGCCGTACCTCGCAGCACGCCCAAGCCGGTGTTCGACCACCGGTCCATCGAGTTCAAGGGGGGAGAAGGCAGCGGCTCCAGCCAGCCCCATGCCGTTCTCCCCATGGACAAGATCAGGAACATCACGGTGCACTTCCCTGCAGAGTTCATCGCCGAGCTCAGGTCCCGCGTCGGCGCACGTTGCAGCACCTTCCAGTGCCTGCTGGCGCACGTGTGGAAGAAGGTCACGGCGGCGCGGGGTCTGAGCCCGGAGGAGTTCACGCAGGTGAGGGTGGCCGTGAACTGCAGGGGCAGGGCCAACCCGCCCGTGCCAATGGACTTCTTCGGCAACATGGTGCTCTGGGCGTTCCCGAGGCTCCAGGTCCGGGACGTGCTGGGCTTGAGCTACGGCGGCGTGGTCGGCGCCATCCGCGACGCCGCGGCGCGCATCGACGAGGAGTACATCCAGTCGTACGTGGACTTCGGCAGGGTGGCGGACGCGAACGGGGAGGAGCTCGCGGCGACGTCAACTTTCGGGACGATGCTCTGCCCTGACATCGAGGTTGACAGCTGGCTGGGGTTCAGGTTCCATCAGCTCGACTTTGGAACCGGGCCGCCCTCCGCGTTCCTGCCGCCGGGGTTGCCGGTCGAGGGGCTGATGGTCTTCGTGCCGTCGCGCACGGTGAAGGGCAGCGTCGACCTCTTCATGGCCCTCGCGGATGATCACGTTGCGCCGTTCAAGAGGATTTGCTACTCCCTGGATATTCTCCCATCGAGGATGTAA